TCTTCATACTCGTGCCGGTGGGGGCCGTGGCGGGCCAACACCGTCCTCCTCCTGCCGCAGACCCTCTGAGGGGAGGTTTTACTGGGAAGGCCATCAGGCGAGGCGTAACAGCCTCGCTCCGAGTCCCCGGTCAGCTGCTGCCGACAGCGGTGCCGCAGCCAGTGGAAGCGCTCCATCTACGCAGCCCGGGCTGCGCGGAACCTCTTCCTCGGCTCTCTCAACGTCGCGCTGCTGCAGACGTAAGACAGGGAAATCAGTTCAGAACACTTTGATTGATCTGGTCTAAATAATGTCTGATTATTAAAAGagctacaaaaaaaatcctaaagaaACACAATATAGATTTAGATACCAAAGTAATGCCTCAGTGCCATATCATACAATACACATCATGCGTTTTCCCTTCTTTGTCTTGCTCCATTTCAATATCACGATACAACGAACAAAAGGTGTTTTCACTTAGTCAGCCAACCGAGGGTGAAAACTTCAAGAGGAAAGACAATGTAGGCAAACAGGTTGCAGGtactttaaagacaaaagacaagTAAAGCAGAACCAGGAGAAGAGTTTACTGACAAAAGGTAAATTTGGACGCATCTTACTATTTGTTTTACTCAAGCAGGTCAAttcaaactaaaactaaattattacTTTGCACAGAATCAACAAAAGGGATTTTTAAACTGCTGACTTCaatacaattcaattttatttatatagagccaattcatgaaacatgtcatctcaaggcactttacaaagtcaagttcaatcatattatacagattgggtcagattatacagattggtcaaaaattttcctatataagggaaccagttgattgctttaaagtcccgacaagcagcattcactcctggagaagcgtagagctacagggagagtcgtctgcattgtccatggctttgctgcaatccctcatactgagcaagcatgaagcgacagtgggaagaaaaactccccattaacgggaaggaaaacctccagcagaaccgggctcagtatgaacggtcatctgcctcgaccgacttgACAGATGTCCAGCGGAAAGTCACTGAAAAGCTCCATGGTAAGGGTAGCCACACAAGGTCATTGTGATGAAGTTAGCGTGTCCAAGCTGCCGCTGCAGGATAGCAGTAAAACATGCAGTTCTGATCATTTCCACCTCTCTGGGTGAGCTGAGCAATATATCGAGATTTTCAACatatcacaattttttttaaaagagaagtgAGATGAGACCATGTTGCTTATATTAagatacttttatgtattccagtaggttctTTTTCAGCCGTTTCTCATATTTGTCAACagctgtctgttaaaaaattatgcctgtgagacattttgggataaagctttgattcagagatgcctttttataattactttgtgaaaagaaaaacatacttGAGATACAAATTGTTTATCAggattcagcctaaaaatatcgagatattatttttggtccatatcttCCGGCCCTTCCTCTGCCACTAAACCATTGCAGCGGGTGTCGACATGAAGGCCAGTCAAAGGCCGAATAGATTAAAGCCATGCAGAGCGTGAATCTCTGGCATTATAAATATAGTAGCCTACCAAATAGTGCATGCAACTGTATACGGCCCAAAAAGTGTTATGATTTTAAATTTGATGTAATGTGCAGCTCTTACCAGACATATGATCAGAAAGCACAGGGCACAGGGTAACCTCTTGAACCAACAGTTTCACATTTTCAGAGGGGTCAAAACGACAAAGCGCCACCACACCTGGATGTAGCCAAGACAGTCTGCAGCCGTCGGATTCTCTGTCTTAAGCTACTTCTGAACCAGTCAGCCTCAAGGGTGTCTTAACTTGGTTGTGGGATGGATTGGTTCTCAGAGGTCGACAGTCCTCTTTTGAGCTGCAAGTtattgctgcattttttttttttgaggaatcAAAGGACCCAGAGTGGGAAGGAGGACTGGAAAGGCAAAAAAGCGAAGTTGTGACCAGTGTAAAGACGATGACGGCCATTTCACAGTCAGCGATGACTCGGAGGAACAGTGGCATCTGCTGGCGTTGGTCCGATGTGTTTTAGCGAGTCCAAAGTCAGTGTAGCGGACCAGGGAATTTTACAGAGTACTTCGGTCCTcctgctgacaagctttttaTGGAGATGGTGATTTCATTTTTCCAGCTGGACACGGTTTTTGCTGAAAGGCCAGCAAAAACTGCTAACATCTGCTTTATTGGCCATGTTATTGCTTTGCTTGTTAGGGGAGCAAACTGACCTGACATAAACCCCACTGAGAATCTATAGATTATAGACAACGTTTCAATAGCATAACATTTCCATATAAAAATCCAGTTTGATGGAgtttctaaattaaaattttctgaaaaaacatattttggattttctttgttCATAATCTCTATAAAACAAGTCTCATTGTGcaacattcagtttaaaaaaaaaaaaacataccgaTCTATGGTCCCTTCAGTGAATCCATCAGTTCTTAATATTTTGTCCTATTACCTGAAACACACATGAGGAGATGAGATTTTTCAGGTCCTCATGTGGGGAAACACCTGCGGTTGGGATTTTCCCTGGAGGCTGTAACAGTATGAGCAAAATAGAAAGGAAAGTTTTCAGACACATGATGAGAATCTGGACGCCTTCGCTCGCACAAATCTACCGAACCGCAGACCTTTTCTCCTGTGAGTCTGAAGCTCGCGGAGGCTACGACCGCCTACAGCTGCGCGACATGCCAAACCTGCTAACCTTGATTTACGGCTGCTTTATTTACAGAAGACATAAGAATAATTCTTGTTTGGGATGATCACAGGAAGGCGGCACTCACAGATCCCCCTCCCTATGTTCGCCACACAGCGTAATGTGCAGGTTTTGGAACACCTCggatattttaattaaaacagattGTGAAAGTACTCAATAAAAAACGACTGACCCGTGTAAGTGTTTTAAAACTTAACAGCATAATGCTGAAGGTGATTTATTTTAGTGGTTTGTTTAGCCTGGCTGGTTACCTGACACTGACCCAGACACGTTCTATAGGACTGATCTCAGGGCTTTTGGGCATTTATAACCAGTTTGGGTTCATGTTTGCCTTTATTGTCCAGTCGGAGCATCCAGTTTTGTTTAAGCTTCACCATCTAGCAGTTTTCTAGGTAGCCCCTTATCATGAGCTTAAAGCATNNNNNNNNNNNNNNNNNNNNNNNNNNNNNNNNNNNNNNNNNNNNNNNNNNNNNNNNNNNNNNNNNNNNNNNNNNNNNNNNNNNNNNNNNNNNNNNNNNNNNNNNNNNNNNNNNNNNNNNNNNNNNNNNNNNNNNNNNNNNNNNNNNNNNNNNNNNNNNNNNNNNNNNNNNNNNNNNNNNNNNNNNNNNNNNNNNNNNNNNNNNNNNNNNNNNNNNNNNNNNNNNNNNNNNNNNNNNNNNNNNNNNNNNNNNNNNNNNNNNNNNNNNNNNNNNNNNNNNNNNNNNNNNNNNNNNNNNNNNNNNNNNNNNNNNNNNNNNNNNNNNNNNNNNNNNNNNNNNNNNNNNNNNNNNNNNNNNNNNNNNNNNNNNNNNNNNNNNNNNNNNNNNNNNNNNNNNNNNNNNNNNNNNNNNNNNNNNNNNNNNNNNNNNNNNNNNNNNNNNNNNNNNNNNNNNNNNNNNNNNNNNNNNNNNNNNNNNNNNNNNNNNNNNNNNNNNNNNNNNGTGCCATATCATACAATACACATCATGCGTTTTCCCTTCTTTGCCTTGCTCCATTTCAATATCACGATACAACGAACAAAAGGTGTTTTCACTTAGTCAGCCAACCGAGGGTGAAAACTTCAAGAGCAAAGACAATGTAGGCAAACAGGTTGCAGGtactttaaagacaaaagacaagTAAAGCAGAACCAGGAGAAGAGTTTACTGACAAAAGGTAAATTTGGACGCATCTCACTATTTGTTTTACTCAAGCAGGTCAGTTCAAACGAAAACTGAATTATTACTTTGCACAGAATCAACAAAAGGGATTTTTAGAGATGCTATACTCTGCACAACTGTGGGaaaaactgctgacttgacagatgtcCAGCGGAAAGTCACTGAAAAGCTCAATGGTGAGCCACACAAGGTCATTGTGATGAAGTCAGCGGTCCATAGAGAGCCGTGTCCAAGCTGCCGCTGCAGGATAGCAGTAAAACATGCAGTTCTGATCATTTCCACCTCTCTGGGTGAGCTGAGCAATatatcaagattttaaaaatatcacaatttttttaaatataagtgACATGAGACCATATTGCTTATCTCAAGATACTTTTATGTATTACAGTAGGttctttttcagccatttctcaTATTTGTCTACagctgtctgttaaaaaattatgcctgtgagacattttgggataaagctttgattcagagatgcctttttataattactttgtgaaaagaaaaacataccgGAGATACAAATTGTTTATCAGGATTCAgcctaaacatatattgttttattttttttttttggtccatatctTCCGGTCCTTCCTCTGCCACTAAACCATTGCAGCGGGTGTCGACATGAAGGCCAGTCAAAGGCCGAATAGATTAAAGCCATGCAGAGCGTGAATCTCTGACACTATAAATATAGTAGCCTACCAAATAGTGCATGCAACTGCATACGGGTCAAAAAGTGTTATGATTTTAATTTGATGTAATGTGCAGCTCTTACCAGACATATGATCAGAAAGCACAAGGCACAGGGTAACCTCTTGAGGACTGTGAACCAACAGTTTCACATTTTCAGAGGGGTCAAAAGGTAAAAGTGCCACCACACCTGGATGTAGCCAAGACAGTCGGCAGCTGTCAGATTCTCTGTCTTAAGCTACTTCTGAACCAGTCAGCCTCAAAGGCGTCTTAACTTGGTTGAGGGATGGATTGGTTCCCAGATTGACAGTCCTCTTTTGAGCTGAAAGTggttgctgcattttttttttttgaggaatcAAAGGACCCAAAGTGGGAAGGAGGACTGGAAAGGCAAAAAAGCGGAGTTGTGACCAGTGTAAAGACGATGACGGCCATTTCACAGTCAGCGATGACTCGGGGGAACAGTGGCATCTGCTGGCGTTGGTCCGATGTGTTTTAGCGAGTCCAAAGTCAGTGTAGCGGACCAGGGAATTTTACAGAGCACTTCGGTCCTcctgctgacaagctttttaTGGAGATGGTGATTTCATTTTTCCAGCTGGACACGGTTTTTGCTGAAAGGCCAGCAAAAACTGCTAACATCTGCTTTATTGGCCATGTTATTGCTTTGCTTGTTAGGGGAGCAAACTGACCTGACATAAACCCCACTGAGAATCTATAGATTATAGACAACATTTCAATAGCATAACATTTCCATATAAAAATCCAGTTTGATGGAgtttctaaattaaaattttctgaaaaaacatattttggattttctttgttCATAATCTTTATAAAACAAGTCTCATTGTGCAacattcagttttgttttttgttttttaaaaaacataccCATCTATGGTCCCTTCAGTGAATCCATCAGTTCTTAATATTTTGTCCTATAACCTGAAACACACATGAGGAGATGAGATTTTTCAGGTCCTCATGTGGGGAAACACCTGCGGTTGAGATTTTCCCTGGAGGCTGTAACAGTATGAGCAAAATAGAAAGGAAAGTTTTCAGACACATGATGAGAATCTGGACGCCTTCGCTCGCACGAATCTCGGCTACCGAACCGCAGACATTTTCTCCTGTGAGTCCGAAGCTCGCGGAGGCTACGACCGCCTGCAGCTGCGCGACGTGCCAAACCTGCTAACCTTGATTTACGGCTGCTTTATTTACAGATGACATAAGAATAATTCTTGTTTGGGATGATCACAGGAAGGCGGCACTCACAGATCCCCCTCCCCATGTTCGCCACACAGCGTAATGTGCAGGTTTTGGAACACCTCggatattttaattaaaacagattGTGAAAGTACTCAATAAAAAACGACTGACTCGTGTAAGTGTTTTAAAACTTAACAGCATAATGCTGAAGGTGATTTATTTTAGTGGTTTGTTTAGCCTGGCTGGTTACCTGACACTGACCCAGACACGTTTTATAGGACTGATCTCAGGGCTTTTGGGCATTTATAATCAGTTTGGGTTCATGTTTGCCTTTATTGTCCAGTCGGAGCATCCAGTTTTGTTTAAGCTTCACCATCTAGCAGTTTTCTAGGTAGCCCCTTATCATGAGCTTAAAGCATTGAAAGACGAGAAGTGATccagtcccacagcatgatgctgccaccaccatgcttgaacATTGGTTAAGTGTTCCTAGGAGTAAGGCCTCACCCTGTCTCCTCTCAAAAGTCAATAGTATCTTAGTATCTTTTAAATATAATACTTTTCACCACAAGGCTTTTGGGCTGTCCACATGAGCAGCTGCACATTTTAGTCAAACTTAAGGGGTTTTTacaacagagttttttttttcttcctcctgtcAGTTAACACTGACGTAAAACTGGTTTCACTGTGGAAAAAGACAGTCCAGCAGTTTCCAGTGTGTAGAAAGGTTGAATCTTGACAGCTCCTGAGTTGTTCCTGATAATCTCGATGTCCTCTCATCTGAAGGGGGAGATGGTAGCACAACCCATTAACTCGCACTTTATGGACAAAACTGAACATCACAGAATTGGCTGCAACTGACTTTCCCAAGTTGTGTGAATCTAAAACTTCCCTTCTTAGATTTCCGAGTTCCTCTGACTTTTTGATTGTTGTGATCATAGGTCATCCTAGGTCAACCTATGAGTGCCGTCAAACCAGGCCTCTTCACGCTACAGCGGGAAATGAGTACCAGCCCCCTCCTAACGCTAACTCTCTGTTTTGGCTTCAGACGTTTCAGGTCAAAGTCAGTAGGTGAAGTTGTGAGAAACATCCAGTTCCTCAGCGTTGGCAAGGGGAGATCCCTTTAATCCACTGAGCATTAAGAAAAGAATGTGAGCTTTGCCGTTGCCCAAACAGGCCGACTGGATTTAAAGCAGAACTAAAAGAAGACTTCTGAGAAGTGAAACCAGCGAGATCACGTGATCTctgggtgcttttttttttttttttttgtgcagctcTGAGCAGGGCGTATTTCAACTATTGATAACAGAAGGCTTCTCTGGGTGGGCACTCCTTAATTGGGAAAAGGCTGAATCAAATGACGATTCTGGATTAGTTCACTCGATTTAACAGATGCAGACATGTTCAAGGCCAAGTATAGCGGacggagatatatatatatatatatatatatatatatatatatatatatatatatatatatatatatatatacacacacacacacacactattatGGTATCTACTTTGCTTAGTTATTTGATTATTAATTTCACATAATCCAAAGGTCGGCAGTGggccttttttattctttattatttgtttgcaaTGAGATTAAGGTGTTCAGCGGAAACAAACAGCACAACCCACATCACTTACGGAGCAAGCCAGCCTATTCTGTATCCTCCTAAATGGATCATTCagtcattttttaattttttattttcactcttTTTCTGAGGAATGTGTGATTTCAACTTCGACCTATTAATCATTCAGGCACAAAACCTCCCCTAAACACTAGGGGTGGACCTGCCTTGTGCCGGCagatgcaaaagtattcctaaATTTTCGGTCACCTCTTCTCACTTCTTGCAAGAATTTATGAAATGCTGGCGTGGATGAATGTCACAGATCTCCTTCTTGATaattcagcaaagaaatacGACTATTTCCCCACAACACCGGGCACAGAGAGAGGCGAAACAAAAGCAGCCAATAGGCCcgtagtaactctggaggagctgcagagatcaacgACTCTACCGACACTACAACTATGTCGTGTGCATTTCACAAAGGAAGATGAGAAGTCCTGTTTACAGGGGACATGGAAACTGTTCACTGGTCAGATGACAATAAAATTGCACTTTTCTTAGGCCCATATGCAAGAACTACATCCAAACACACCGGgacaacatggtggtggcagcatcatgcttttggGGATTTGTAAGCAGGGACGAGGGGGGATCCACCTTCcaccaggacaacaaccctaaacacacagccagagcacACGCATATGGAGTCCAGAACTAAACTCTGTTACAAACACTTTCCATGGCATCAATCCCAGCTGGTCATGGGCTTATTATTCTGCAGAGGGACGAGCAAACAGTTCAGCCTCTAGATGCGCAAGGCTGGAAGAGAGACGCCCGAAAAGAACTTCCGTagtaaaagagaaaacaattaaaaaggcAAATCAACCAAGATACAAAGAATAAGAACGTCATAAGACTCACGGAAAGCCCGAAGAACTTGACTGTCTCTAAAGAATGGCAGGACTACTTCGCAGATGACAGCTTCATAGCACAGCTGAAGGACAGTTTACCTCCAGGACTGTCGGGCACTGACTGACAGAAAAGCCCGAGGTCCGAAATCTCTGCACTGCTGCAGCACAAACCTCGGAGCTCCGCTTTTGTCTCCTTCCTGGAAACCAGCTCCCTGTTATTACTCCATGCCCTTTCTTTCTCACCCACCCGGCAGCTTGTTTCCATCCGCACCCGGGTCGACGTTTGCTGTCGGCTCGATCTCTTCCCCCTCACGTCGCTGGCGCCTCAGGAGACTCGAAGCCAGAAAAAGCAGGATGTCAGCCCGTCAGAAGAAGCACCCTCTACTTTCTTTCTGCTATCGGGACCCCTAATCAACCACCTGAACCAGCGCATCCGTCGTTGCGTGTCGGAAAGCAGCGAAGACAGCTCCACTGCACGGCCAGGAGTTGAACGACGCTCCGTTTTCCAGCTCTGGGGAGGGCGACGGGAGATTTGTCCCAGCTGTCCGTGAACGCAGCGCGCCCTGTCACGTGACGCAGGTCAGCTGACCAGAAGCAGCTCGGCGGAGGAGCCGAATGAAAACAGGATGGAGGCTCTGGGCAGAATATCACCAGCAGATTGTGTCAAAGTGAGTCTGAAGCACGTCTGAAGACTGACGTGAGGAAATCCAAACAAACGATGAGATTATTAATCTGATTTGTGCTTTAAACCGTGAGATTCTGACgtcatttttttatctttatggGGTTTGGAGAACCATGTTTCCCTAAAATTATAATTGCAGATGTTTCGAGACATGTTTCTATCAGCTTTACGTTGGCAGAGAGTAATTAGATTgcgtattattttattttatttttctatttctgtATAAAAATAGCTCAAGATCGTTCAGACTGGATGAAAAGGGCCTCAGAAAACCAACGGGATTTGCGagtggactttgactgggtcattctaaCACGCAACTGGGACCCAGTCTGTCCTCTCCACCGTTACTCTGACTGTTTGCTTTAGGGTTTTGGTCCTGGTGGAAGGTGAAGCCAATCTCATCTGTCCAGTTTCgaaacagaatagaatagaaagatCCTTTATTGCTCTGCAGCTGAGAGGTTTAGATATACCCAGAAGCAATtaaacaatataataaaaatactgtacagttttcagtttttataaatTAGCATACTATagaaattaaaggaaaacatgtatgtttatttatgcataaaaacacCATTTGACTACAAGAATAAAAAGAACTGtgcagaaaatttaaggatGTAAGCACTTAATGGGTCTTTTGGCAGCAGTGATagaaagtctaacagctgctgggaggaaggatttGTGATAacgctcctttgtgcatttagGGTGCAGCAGtttgtcactgaaggagctctcaAGTTCAGCATCAGCTTCATGCTTAAGGGGAAGACTCTGACCTactgtgatgttatttttggcAGTCTTTCTATTATCCACAGCTTGCACAGAGTTGAGGAGGAAACCTAGGACCGAGCTGGGCTTCCTGTTGAGCTGATCTTATCACGTCCTCTCAGCTGTAAAGCAACCTCTGCAAAACACTTGAGTCTTCTTTGCAGGTTGAGTCTGCTTCGAGCCTTCCTGTAAAGAGATGCCCTTGATTACGAAAAGCCTTCCTAACAGCATGGTGCTGACACCACCACATGTCACCTTGGTGATAGATTATCCAGATTTATGTTTAATCTTCATTTTCTTCCATTAGTTTGTgccaaatatttacattttgtctaCATTTTACCTGAGAAACTTGAGGCCAGATTTGTGACATAGCTCATGAATAGCTGTCCACCTGAGCAGCGGCTTTCTAAAGCCCTTCCAGAGTCACCGTGGGCCTCCTGGCTGATTCTCTGAACAACTTTCCTGACCTgccagtggtgtccaaagtcagtTCTTACAGGCCAGTGTGCTGCGTCATTTAGATGTTTTCCTAGTGTTCCTGCAGATCAGGACATGTATACTGTATttttactgagattaaatcactCACTGAAAGCAGATAGTTGCATTAGATTTTATTCAGGAGGATGGAGGCTggattttccttccatttcataagtatgcattactttgtggTGGTCAAACACAAATTCTCTACAAAATACAGACGTTTGTGGCTTTCGAAATTGTTCAAGCGgttataaatactttttcaagcaGCATTaagtatgggggggggggtgtatttgCAGACTTTATATTCACTACCGTTTTAAAAGTATGAGCATctacatctttaaaaaataatagattCAAACATATGTATATACAGATCAGCTGATTTCTGGTTGTCTTCCAATTAACTAGAATTCATCCAAACTCCTACATCTAATCTTTGATTTAATGCAGTagtaaaatgcagcaaacataAATTCTAAAAAAGTGCCGCAGGTTTTTTGATAAGAGATTGTAGttttaaatccaacagaaaacgaagagattatgagattattCGCATTCCTGTCACAAacctttatctgatttttttttttatcaaactcaaaagaacagcagaaaacATGTTGCATTTAAAGAGTGAAAAAAGTAGGAATTTTCTATTTTGATGCATTTGACTAACATCTGTTTTTGTAGTGTTTGGCCTGCACATCTGCCTGTCATCAAAAATGGACCGGTTGTTCGGTGCATCACTATGTTTTTGGTCCGAATTTTTCCGCAGTTtgcaggtggaaaaaaaaaaaaaagcttaaaccGCAAAAACAACAACGAGGAAAAACACTCAAAGTGATGCGctgatctgctgctgctgttttcagcTTTGCCACAGAGTGGTGGATGGGCTGTGTGGGCGAGAGCCTCCGTGCCGGAGTGATTACAGCGCCACCTGGAGCCTGGAGGAGTGGCTGCAGCTTCTCGACCTCCTGACAGGTCTGTTCCGCCTGGCAGTGGGGAGCGACATCCCAGAGGAACAGGTGAGTGAAGCAGGTCAGAACAGtgttttaacccccccccccccaatctcaGATCGTCACATCTTGGCCCGCTGGTTCTGTGCAGGTTCTGGCTAAGCTGTCGGACGTAGACCACAGCCACGCCGAGGCGGTGCTGACGGTGCTTAAAGCGCGACACGAGGAGATCCGGCGTGCTCTGCTGGACAGAACCAACGGCATCTCTTCAGCAACCCTGCAGGACTTTGACTGGCAGCTGAAGGTCGGTCAGCCGTCGGCGTTCTGCATCCCTGATGCGTTAAACAAACGTCCTGAGCAGAAATCAACGCCCTGAAACCAAATGGAGCAGTTATGATTATTAAAATTAGAGACTCAGGCTTTGGTTCCCTGTTTCCCGCTTGTCCCCCAAATGTCAAACAGGAGAAAGTCATCTTTACACACCAGGAAGCATCTCCTGAAGTATACTGCAGAAACTCACCTgtaatgatgattttatttaattttttacaaatttgcCTGCTCTGAGTTTTGCTAAATCttctccttcccttcatccTCTCCAGCTGGCTTTGTCAAGCGATAAGATCTCGTCTCTCAACACGCCGCTGCTCAGCCTCGGCCTGGACGTGAGG
This Fundulus heteroclitus isolate FHET01 chromosome 19, MU-UCD_Fhet_4.1, whole genome shotgun sequence DNA region includes the following protein-coding sequences:
- the commd8 gene encoding COMM domain-containing protein 8, coding for MEALGRISPADCVKLCHRVVDGLCGREPPCRSDYSATWSLEEWLQLLDLLTGLFRLAVGSDIPEEQVLAKLSDVDHSHAEAVLTVLKARHEEIRRALLDRTNGISSATLQDFDWQLKLALSSDKISSLNTPLLSLGLDVRENGALRPITVELSREELSTLISSLEAANKVVQQLK